One Nicotiana sylvestris chromosome 12, ASM39365v2, whole genome shotgun sequence genomic window carries:
- the LOC104218339 gene encoding zinc finger CCCH domain-containing protein 52-like, with amino-acid sequence MDIRKRNRNDAGANANGGVKKYKPEMDSLSSGIGSKSKPCTKFFSTAGCPFGENCHFLHYVPGGYNAVAQMMKMAPAPSLRNTAAPPMSNGNAPAVKTKLCNKYNTTEGCKFGDKCNFAHGEWEIGKPIMPSQEDPRAMGGGPVPGRFGGRIEPAVSGPAASFGTSATAKISVDASLAGAIIGKGGVHSKQICRQTGAKLAIRDHETDKNLRNIELEGTFEQISQASAMVRELINSLGSVGGPGRTPAIPGGAAPPGSNFKTKLCENFAKGSCTFGDRCHFAHGAAELRKTGV; translated from the exons TAAAGAAATATAAGCCAG AAATGGACTCCTTATCAAGTGGTATAGGAAGCAAATCAAAGCCATGCACGAAGTTTTTCAG TACTGCTGGCTGCCCCTTTGGTGAGAACTGCCATTTCCTTCACTACGTCCCTGGTGGCTATAATGCTGTGGCTCAGATGATGAAAATGGCACCAGCTCCATCATTGAGAAATACTGCAGCACCCCCCATGTCCAATGGAAATGCTCCTGCTGTGAAAACCAAACTTTGCAACAAATACAACACAACCGAGGGATGCAAATTTGGAGACAAATGCAATTTTGCTCATGGGGAGTGGGAAATTGGAAAGCCTATCATGCCTTCACAGGAGGATCCACGTGCAATGGGGGGTGGACCAGTTCCAGGCCGTTTTGGTGGGCGGATAGAGCCTGCTGTTTCAGGACCTGCTGCTAGTTTTGGTACGTCAGCCACTGCTAAGATCAGTGTAGATGCTTCCCTGGCTGGAGCCATCATTGGGAAGGGTGGAGTGCACTCTAAGCAGATTTGTAGGCAGACAGGCGCCAAGCTAGCAATCCGAGATCATGAAACAGATAAAAATCTCCGAAACATTGAGCTAGAGGGCACATTTGAACAAATTTCACAGGCTAGTGCCATGGTAAGGGAGTTGATCAATAGCCTTGGTTCAGTAGGTGGCCCTGGAAGAACACCTGCAATTCCTGGTGGTGCTGCTCCTCCAGGTAGCAACTTCAAGACAAAGTTGTGTGAGAATTTTGCTAAAGGGTCTTGCACTTTTGGAGACAGGTGCCACTTTGCTCATGGTGCTGCTGAATTGCGGAAAACAGGTGTGTGA